A single Pan paniscus chromosome 21, NHGRI_mPanPan1-v2.0_pri, whole genome shotgun sequence DNA region contains:
- the FOXA2 gene encoding hepatocyte nuclear factor 3-beta, with translation MHSASSMLGAVKMEGHEPSDWSSYYAEPEGYSSVSNMNAGLGMNGMNTYMSMSAAAMGSGSGNMSAGSMNMSSYVGAGMSPSLAGMSPGAGAMAGMGGSAGAAGVAGMGPHLSPSLSPLGGQAAGAMGGLAPYANMNSMSPMYGQAGLSRARDPKTYRRSYTHAKPPYSYISLITMAIQQSPNKMLTLSEIYQWIMDLFPFYRQNQQRWQNSIRHSLSFNDCFLKVPRSPDKPGKGSFWTLHPDSGNMFENGCYLRRQKRFKCEKQLALKEAAGAAGSGKKAAAGAQASQAQLGEAAGPASETPVGTESPHSSASPCQEHKRVGLGELKGTPAAALSPPEPAPSPGQQQQQAAAHLLGPPHHPGLPPEAHLKPEHHYAFNHPFSINNLMSSEQQHHHSHHHHQPHKMDLKAYEQVMHYPGYGSPMPGSLAMGPVTNKTGLDASPLAADTSYYQGVYSRPIMNSS, from the exons ATGCACTCGGCTTCCAGTATGCTGGGAGCGGTGAAGATGGAAGGGCACGAGCCGTCCGACTGGAGCAGCTACTATGCAGAGCCCGAG GGCTACTCCTCCGTGAGCAACATGAACGCCGGCCTGGGGATGAACGGCATGAACACGTACATGAGCATGTCGGCGGCCGCCATGGGCAGCGGCTCGGGCAACATGAGCGCGGGCTCCATGAACATGTCGTCGTACGTGGGCGCTGGCATGAGCCCGTCCCTGGCGGGGATGTCCCCCGGCGCGGGCGCCATGGCGGGCATGGGCGGCTCGGCCGGGGCGGCCGGCGTGGCGGGCATGGGGCCGCACTTGAGTCCCAGCCTGAGCCCGCTCGGGGGGCAGGCGGCCGGGGCCATGGGCGGCCTGGCCCCCTACGCCAACATGAACTCCATGAGCCCCATGTACGGGCAGGCGGGCCTGAGCCGCGCCCGCGACCCCAAGACCTACAGGCGCAGCTACACGCACGCAAAGCCGCCCTACTCGTACATCTCGCTCATCACCATGGCCATCCAGCAGAGCCCCAACAAGATGCTGACGCTGAGCGAGATCTACCAGTGGATCATGGACCTCTTCCCCTTCTACCGGCAGAACCAGCAGCGCTGGCAGAACTCCATCCGCCACTCGCTCTCCTTCAACGACTGTTTCCTGAAGGTGCCCCGCTCGCCCGACAAGCCCGGCAAGGGCTCCTTCTGGACCCTGCACCCTGACTCGGGCAACATGTTCGAGAACGGCTGCTACCTGCGCCGCCAGAAGCGCTTCAAGTGCGAGAAGCAGCTGGCGCTGAAGGAGGCCGCAGGCGCCGCCGGCAGCGGCAAGAAGGCGGCCGCCGGGGCCCAGGCCTCACAGGCTCAACTCGGGGAGGCCGCCGGGCCGGCCTCCGAGACTCCGGTGGGCACCGAGTCGCCTCACTCAAGCGCCTCCCCGTGCCAGGAGCACAAGCGAGTGGGCCTGGGAGAGCTGAAGGGGACGCCGGCTGCGGCGCTGAGCCCCCCAGAGCCGGCGCCCTCTCccgggcagcagcagcagcaggccgCGGCCCACCTGCTGGGCCCGCCCCACCACCCGGGCCTGCCGCCTGAGGCCCACCTGAAGCCGGAACACCACTACGCCTTCAACCACCCGTTCTCCATCAACAACCTCATGTCCTCGGAGCAGCAgcaccaccacagccaccaccaccaccagccccaCAAAATGGACCTCAAGGCCTACGAACAGGTGATGCACTACCCCGGCTACGGTTCCCCCATGCCTGGCAGCTTGGCCATGGGCCCGGTCACGAACAAAACGGGCCTGGACGCCTCGCCCCTGGCCGCAGATACCTCCTACTACCAGGGGGTGTACTCCCGGCCCATTATGAACTCCTCTTAA